In a single window of the Hippoglossus hippoglossus isolate fHipHip1 chromosome 7, fHipHip1.pri, whole genome shotgun sequence genome:
- the c7h1orf127 gene encoding uncharacterized protein C1orf127 homolog: MCIQKREWVGSPTAKLTEGDVACFSEYMEMWIHGARIEGLAVWLSGALRIQVNLASLDQLNLQLSACGYSLHKDPDKNFIFRVSYTGCFVQQQRGFHVLTLNLVKRINRFGGRRHGFIMTCPVVSVLPNRETIQCDPENIQVIRPIPHDNWNNELQWALSLSDHLIVAMEDASLIQMNIVTNGSDIIVQGRRREILSPVMVMENEGEFLALKLVSGQYAYSMEAMCPTVTTSTAEETVLHIFKRRLGLTKRGSTHTEELTVSDVSVNQTENFTVHETSEFVSLIIPTTQILQTKTCTDSKQLLQSFYRVDVVLTFKETNHKMHWTMENTLPCTAGPAASHITSSPAPNSTVLPTLNFIDTSLSTERALLHRAAVPTDTGPNKTAPLQETTMETSTIRSLHTQTEGGGFNSHIEEVTKSQSGNSSSGSYEDVVTPVHANVTDLSVHTHGHFNSTRGNQDQRQQKKLKWIW; encoded by the exons ATGTGCATTCAGAAAAGAGAATGGGTTGGATCCCCAACAGCCAAATTAACAG AGGGGgatgttgcatgtttttctgAATACATGGAGATGTGGATTCACGGAGCGAGAATCGAAGGGTTGGCGGTCTGGCTCTCTGGGGCCTTACGGATTCAAG TCAACCTTGCATCTCTGGATCAGCTTAACCTCCAGCTGTCGGCCTGCGGATACTCACTGCACAAAGACCCTGACAAGAACTTTATATTCAGAGTCAGCTACACAGGGTGTTTTGTCCAGCAGCAG CGTGGCTTCCATGTGCTTACACTGAATTTGGTGAAGAGGATAAATCGGTTCGGAGGCAGACGTCACGGTTTCATCATGACGTGCCCTGTGGTTTCTGTACTGCCCAACAGAGAGACAATCCAGTGTGACCCAGAGAATATTCAG GTTATTAGACCAATTCCCCATGACAACTGGAATAATGAG TTGCAGTGGGCTCTGTCGTTGAGCGATCACCTCATTGTGGCGATGGAGGACGCCAGCCTGATCCAGATGAACATCGTCACGAATGGATCAGATATTATAGTCCaaggcaggaggagggagatccTGAGTCCTGTGATG GTGATGGAAAATGAAGGGGAGTTCTTGGCCTTGAAGCTGGTCAGTGGTCAGTATGCCTACAGTATGGAGGCAATGTGTCCAACAG TGACCACCTCCACAGCAGAAGAGACTGTGCTGCACATTTTCAAACGACGCCTGGGCCTGACCAAGCGGGGCAGCACCCACACCGAGGAACTGACTGTCAGTGACGTGTCAGTGAACCAGACGGAGAATTTCACTGTGCACGAGACGAGTGAATTTGTGTCACTGATCATCCCGACAACCCAAATACTGCAAACCAAG ACCTGCACAGACAGCAAACAACTCCTGCAGTCTTTCTACAGGGTGGATGTTGTGCTCACCTTCAAAGAGACAAATCACAAAATGCACTGGACCATGGAGAACACACTGCCATGCACAG CTGGACCTGCTGCATCACACATCACATCCTCTCCTGCTCCAAACAGCACAGTCCTGCCCACACTCAACTTTATTGACACGAGTCTAAGCACCGAGCGAGCGTTGCTGCACCGAGCGGCCGTCCCCACAGACACAGGCCCAAACAAGACAGCTCCACTCCAAGAGACCACGATGGAAACTTCCACAATCCgttcacttcacacacagacagagggcGGCGGGTTTAATTCCCACATTGAAGAGGTGACAAAGAGTCAAAGTGGGAATTCATCTTCAGGGTCTTATGAGGACGTCGTCACTCCCGTTCATGCAAATGTCACAGACCTGTCTGTCCACACACATGGACACTTCAACTCAACCAGAGGAAACCAAGACCAGCGACAGCAGAAGAAACTGAAGTGGATTTGGtga